In the Campylobacter showae genome, one interval contains:
- a CDS encoding LemA family protein, with translation MKNLVIFLVVLGVIGGIALKYVNAFPVLDETVKEKWAQVQNQYKRRADLIPNLVKTVQGYASHEESVFKEVTEARSKASQMTIDVSSVDDPAKLKEFENAQKTLGGALSRLMAITENYPQLKADQNFLSLQSQLEGTENRIAVARKDYIAAVKDYNVALRKIPGKFIAEMIYPELKPRVTFEASEAEQAVPDVSFAK, from the coding sequence ATGAAAAATCTAGTCATTTTTCTAGTCGTCTTAGGCGTTATCGGCGGTATCGCCTTGAAGTACGTCAATGCCTTCCCAGTACTCGACGAAACGGTCAAGGAGAAGTGGGCTCAGGTGCAAAATCAATACAAACGCCGCGCCGATCTTATCCCAAATTTGGTAAAAACCGTCCAAGGCTACGCTAGCCACGAGGAGAGCGTGTTTAAAGAAGTAACCGAAGCTAGAAGCAAAGCCTCTCAAATGACGATCGACGTTAGCTCGGTAGATGATCCCGCTAAGCTAAAAGAGTTTGAAAACGCTCAAAAAACTCTAGGCGGCGCGCTATCTAGGCTAATGGCTATAACCGAAAACTACCCTCAGTTAAAAGCCGATCAAAATTTCCTCTCCCTGCAAAGCCAGCTTGAGGGTACGGAAAATCGCATCGCGGTCGCTAGAAAGGATTATATCGCAGCCGTCAAGGACTACAACGTCGCTCTGCGCAAAATTCCGGGCAAATTTATCGCCGAAATGATTTATCCCGAGCTAAAACCGCGCGTAACCTTTGAAGCTAGCGAAGCCGAACAAGCCGTACCGGACGTATCCTTCGCCAAATAA
- a CDS encoding molecular chaperone — protein sequence MTSKGEFAAGRGLYYSLFSHFFVFSQDADRFSGVNAMLGLASAHALNEESAAAIMRIQAKFDEKNPKNLADEFDDIFHAPPSPLRNSLSYYDEGYEVGHACAKVRKILARTNLRRDEAKFKENEDNVGFVFALMSEFIARESEQELYGELEEQLFKEIINPNIDEFIENLFNHESSEIYKDVAVLLQGFIEFERVVLSAPRPINQGENKKTLDGVSRSEAIRRQKNRVRKLKAMEEENAKK from the coding sequence ATGACTAGCAAGGGCGAATTTGCGGCGGGACGCGGGCTTTACTACTCGCTATTTTCGCATTTTTTCGTTTTTAGCCAAGACGCCGATAGATTTAGCGGCGTAAACGCGATGCTGGGCCTTGCCTCGGCGCACGCCCTAAACGAAGAATCGGCTGCCGCGATAATGCGCATACAGGCAAAATTCGACGAGAAAAACCCTAAAAATTTAGCTGATGAGTTTGATGACATTTTCCACGCTCCGCCAAGTCCGCTTAGAAACTCGCTGTCGTACTACGACGAGGGTTACGAGGTCGGGCATGCCTGCGCTAAAGTGCGTAAAATTTTAGCCCGCACCAACCTTAGGCGCGACGAGGCTAAATTTAAAGAAAACGAAGACAACGTGGGTTTCGTGTTTGCGCTGATGAGCGAATTTATCGCGCGAGAGAGCGAGCAGGAGCTATACGGCGAGCTTGAGGAGCAGCTTTTTAAAGAGATCATAAACCCAAATATCGACGAGTTTATAGAGAATCTTTTTAACCACGAAAGCAGCGAAATTTATAAAGACGTCGCAGTACTTCTGCAAGGATTTATAGAGTTTGAGCGCGTAGTTTTAAGTGCGCCGCGTCCTATAAATCAAGGCGAAAACAAAAAGACTTTGGACGGAGTTTCAAGATCCGAAGCTATAAGAAGACAAAAAAACAGAGTGAGAAAGCTAAAAGCTATGGAGGAAGAAAATGCAAAAAAATAG
- a CDS encoding molybdopterin oxidoreductase family protein: MEEIVKTTCPYCGTGCGIDLIVRNGRIVDAKPSKDHHVNDGELCLKGMFGWEFVNSPKRLSRPMMRKLNGVYDKHGELEEVSFEEVYDFLADKFKSTVAKYGPSSIMGFSSARSNNEDNYVFQKFFRAQGSNNVDHCARLUHAPTVAGLASTLGNGTMTNDLVEFATDTDVFLLIGTNTSECHPIIAMQMQRGLQRGAKMIVVDPKRTDMAKKADIFLQIPIGANIKTLNTMMHVIIAENLQDSEFIEKYSEGFEYLKEAVKDFTPERFEREIGIKKELIIEAARMYAKAGAAAICYTMGITQFSDGTSNVFSLSNLAVLTGNLGKKGAGVNPLRGQNNVQGACDMGALPNVIPAGAVNSPYAQEQARKVWHFELNPVPGFKLTQAPDKMDSGELKVLYVYGENPVMSDPWTEHFVHAVHHLDCFIVQDLFFTESAHKADVVLPAAGWGEKDGTFINTSRRVQRTRKASEPVSGVEPDWKVVCNIANRMGLEGFDFASPEQIWNELRELMPKFFGGISYYRLGKLGGISWPCPDEEHPGTPVLYADHKSMLPGGKFRFAPVLYLDDKEERAKAEAEFRTKMNIPDSYPVGSGALSEVPDEVYPCLFTTGRKVYHYHTGTMTRECPALEYGAGVEGALIEVSPDIARERELEEGCYALVQNKRGQIAAKLRVNPDLKEGTIFTTFHYSEADGNELANAGDPDPLSGITPLKMTIANIRRLSEEEFIKFREQNEMSMHSANPYLSPVRA, translated from the coding sequence ATGGAAGAGATCGTAAAGACCACCTGTCCATATTGCGGTACGGGCTGCGGCATCGATCTTATCGTGCGAAACGGTAGAATCGTAGATGCCAAACCTAGCAAAGACCACCACGTAAACGACGGCGAGCTTTGCTTAAAAGGAATGTTCGGATGGGAGTTCGTAAACTCTCCTAAACGCTTAAGCCGACCGATGATGAGAAAGCTAAACGGCGTCTACGACAAGCACGGAGAGCTTGAAGAAGTGAGTTTTGAGGAGGTTTATGATTTCCTAGCGGATAAATTTAAATCCACCGTCGCAAAATACGGTCCAAGCTCAATCATGGGCTTTAGCTCTGCGCGCTCAAATAACGAAGATAACTACGTTTTCCAGAAATTTTTCCGCGCCCAGGGCAGCAACAACGTCGATCACTGCGCCCGTCTTTGACACGCTCCTACAGTGGCAGGTCTTGCCAGCACGCTAGGAAACGGAACGATGACGAACGATTTGGTCGAATTTGCGACTGACACGGACGTATTTTTACTCATCGGTACCAACACGAGCGAGTGCCACCCGATCATCGCTATGCAGATGCAGCGCGGCCTTCAGCGCGGTGCAAAGATGATCGTCGTAGATCCAAAGCGCACCGATATGGCTAAAAAAGCCGATATTTTCTTGCAAATCCCGATCGGAGCGAATATCAAAACGCTAAATACGATGATGCACGTAATCATCGCCGAAAATTTGCAAGATAGCGAATTTATTGAGAAGTACTCCGAGGGATTTGAATATCTAAAAGAAGCGGTCAAGGACTTTACGCCTGAGCGTTTCGAGCGCGAAATCGGCATAAAAAAGGAGCTCATCATAGAAGCAGCTAGGATGTATGCTAAAGCAGGCGCGGCGGCGATTTGCTACACGATGGGCATCACGCAGTTTAGCGACGGCACGTCAAACGTCTTTTCGCTATCAAATTTAGCCGTTTTAACGGGAAATTTAGGCAAAAAGGGCGCGGGCGTAAATCCTCTGCGCGGTCAAAACAACGTCCAAGGCGCATGCGACATGGGCGCGCTGCCTAACGTCATCCCGGCCGGCGCGGTAAACAGCCCTTATGCGCAGGAGCAAGCGCGCAAAGTATGGCACTTTGAGCTAAATCCGGTTCCGGGCTTTAAGCTAACGCAAGCACCCGATAAAATGGATAGCGGCGAGTTAAAAGTCCTCTACGTCTATGGCGAAAACCCCGTAATGAGCGATCCTTGGACCGAGCACTTCGTCCACGCCGTACATCACCTAGACTGCTTTATCGTGCAGGATCTTTTCTTTACCGAGAGCGCACACAAGGCCGACGTGGTGCTACCTGCCGCGGGCTGGGGCGAAAAGGACGGAACCTTTATCAACACCTCTCGCCGCGTCCAACGCACGCGCAAAGCTAGCGAACCCGTTAGCGGCGTGGAGCCTGATTGGAAGGTCGTTTGCAATATCGCAAACCGCATGGGGCTAGAGGGGTTTGACTTTGCGAGCCCTGAGCAAATTTGGAACGAGCTAAGAGAGCTTATGCCTAAATTTTTCGGCGGTATCAGCTACTATAGACTAGGCAAACTAGGCGGCATCAGCTGGCCGTGCCCCGACGAGGAGCACCCTGGTACGCCCGTGCTTTACGCAGATCACAAGTCCATGCTGCCTGGCGGTAAATTCCGCTTCGCGCCGGTTCTGTACCTAGACGATAAAGAGGAGCGCGCAAAGGCCGAGGCCGAATTTAGAACCAAGATGAATATCCCGGACAGCTATCCAGTCGGTAGCGGCGCGCTTAGTGAAGTGCCCGACGAGGTATATCCGTGCCTATTTACGACCGGACGCAAGGTCTATCACTACCACACCGGCACGATGACTAGAGAGTGTCCAGCCCTTGAATACGGCGCGGGAGTCGAGGGCGCGCTCATAGAGGTAAGCCCCGATATCGCTCGCGAGAGGGAGCTAGAGGAGGGCTGCTACGCGCTCGTACAAAACAAACGCGGCCAGATCGCGGCCAAACTGCGCGTAAATCCAGATCTAAAAGAAGGTACGATATTTACGACCTTCCACTACAGCGAGGCTGACGGTAACGAGCTAGCCAACGCCGGCGATCCGGATCCGCTCTCAGGCATCACGCCGCTAAAGATGACGATAGCAAATATCAGGCGTCTAAGCGAGGAGGAATTTATCAAATTTAGAGAGCAAAACGAGATGTCGATGCACTCGGCAAATCCGTATTTGTCTCCTGTTAGAGCGTAA
- the tupC gene encoding tungstate ABC transporter ATP-binding protein TupC yields MINIRNLRLNYGASEILNIPRLDIDVSKITALTGSNGSGKSTLMRVISFLQKPTSGEVRLWGSSAPSLNLLRDVSVLLPEPALLKRSVRENFKAVLKSRGVLGEFDERASEALNLVGLDESFLNKRHFELSSGQTQRVSFALNLALRSRLYLLDEPTNSVDVGTSKLFGKAVLYMRQRYGCGFVIASHDDKWLSAVAEENVFLHKGRVCEFEYKNIFDAQGGVLKFDENASVNLPQNLSNSVKIAVNPSKIMLSKTLMEGYLDGILHSVSLYLGKDLLVKIKIGDFLIKTLVPNSQNFNVGERIYFKFDEGAFWGLE; encoded by the coding sequence GTGATAAACATTAGAAATTTACGCCTAAACTATGGCGCGAGCGAAATTTTAAACATCCCGCGCCTTGATATCGACGTTAGCAAAATCACCGCGCTAACGGGCAGCAACGGCAGCGGCAAAAGCACGCTAATGCGAGTGATTTCGTTTTTACAAAAGCCCACTAGCGGCGAGGTGCGGCTGTGGGGAAGCAGCGCGCCTAGCTTAAATTTACTGCGCGACGTTAGCGTTTTGCTACCAGAACCCGCGCTTTTAAAACGCTCCGTGAGGGAAAATTTTAAAGCCGTTTTAAAAAGCCGCGGAGTACTGGGAGAATTTGACGAGCGAGCGAGCGAGGCGTTAAATTTGGTCGGGCTAGACGAGAGCTTTTTAAACAAGCGCCACTTTGAGCTAAGCTCGGGGCAGACGCAGCGCGTTAGCTTTGCGTTAAATTTAGCGCTTAGATCACGGCTATATCTGCTTGACGAGCCGACAAATAGCGTGGACGTGGGCACCTCAAAGCTTTTCGGCAAAGCGGTGCTTTATATGCGGCAAAGATACGGCTGCGGCTTTGTGATAGCTAGCCACGACGACAAATGGCTAAGCGCGGTCGCCGAAGAAAACGTCTTTTTACACAAAGGTCGCGTGTGCGAATTTGAGTACAAAAATATTTTCGACGCGCAGGGCGGGGTTTTAAAATTTGACGAAAATGCGAGCGTAAATTTGCCGCAAAATTTAAGTAACTCCGTAAAGATCGCCGTAAATCCAAGCAAAATAATGCTAAGCAAAACGCTGATGGAAGGCTACCTTGACGGTATCTTGCACTCGGTTTCGCTCTATCTTGGCAAAGATCTTTTGGTAAAAATCAAAATCGGCGACTTTTTGATAAAAACTCTGGTGCCTAATTCGCAAAATTTTAACGTCGGCGAGAGGATTTATTTTAAATTTGACGAAGGAGCGTTTTGGGGGCTTGAATGA
- a CDS encoding twin-arginine translocation signal domain-containing protein has protein sequence MQKNRREFLKKAGIAGAVAATAGVATAAASNLKYGKSKKTEVLYKRSKNWDLYYEQAK, from the coding sequence ATGCAAAAAAATAGGCGAGAATTTCTAAAAAAAGCGGGCATCGCCGGCGCGGTAGCGGCTACGGCCGGAGTAGCGACGGCAGCGGCGTCAAACCTAAAATACGGTAAAAGCAAAAAGACCGAAGTGCTCTACAAAAGAAGCAAAAACTGGGATCTATACTACGAACAAGCGAAATAA
- a CDS encoding formate dehydrogenase subunit alpha yields the protein MPHSNAVGRRSFLKMATLAGVAGGMSGLRASGVTRSATQEEMANPFPNSKMVKTICSVCSVGCGVLAEVENGVWVRQEVAQDHPVSAGGHCCKGSDVIDMVRSHCRVKYPMKKVDGKWKRISYKDALDEIGAKLKAYREKNPEQVMFLGSAKDSNEQSYYISKFSAMFGTNNLDHQARIUHSATVAGVANTWGYGAMTNHLGDIQNAKSIFIIGANPAVNHPVGFRHFLKAKENNGAKLIVVDPRYTRTAAKADYFAQVRPGTDIPFMYGMINLIFENGWEDKKFIDDRTYGIDEIRKEAAKWTPEVVEDVTGVPAATLKEITEVFAKNRPGSVVWAMGLTQHTIGSSNTRIAPILQLVLGNMGVSGGGCNILRGHDNVQGASDMANAPDSLPGYYAKNEATWKYFAKMWKVDYEWLQGYFVKPEWMFKPGFTLARWWAGVLDGKNGNDPVENAGDSLKALIVIGNGITSTAQQAKVQEGLDGLELLVLLDPFVNDAGVITNKKDDVYLLPAATQFEGSGTVVATNRSGQWRSQVVEPLFESMPDHEILFELAKRIGFYDELTRTIRDSEGKIEWPEAATREISNIVKSIGLTGWTPERLKRHQANWDKFDEKTLMGKEGTEVAGEYYGLPWPCWTEKHPGSPNLYDINRPVMQGGMGFRNRFGLEHNGVNQLAADGSAPVGGAQSGGYPEIKKDNIEKILGITLTDEERERMGATWATDASGIIAEKCMEKGIAPYGNARARAVVWTFVDQIPQHREPIHSQRQDLAQKYPSFEDKPNHYRVFTKYKSLQLSKDFSKEFPINLVTARLVNFSGAGMETRASMYLSRITPEMFADIHPELAAKHGIKNWDFVWIHSPEGTKIKVRARIVPSVKPDMIFLPFHWAGHMQGVDMTGNFPDGTKPYSVGESANTVTNYGYDIVTQIPETKSGLCRIEKA from the coding sequence ATGCCCCACTCAAACGCAGTCGGGCGAAGATCGTTTTTAAAAATGGCCACGCTAGCGGGCGTAGCGGGCGGTATGAGCGGACTGCGTGCCAGCGGCGTAACCAGAAGCGCGACTCAAGAAGAGATGGCAAATCCGTTTCCAAACTCTAAAATGGTAAAAACCATTTGCTCGGTTTGCTCCGTGGGATGCGGAGTGCTAGCCGAGGTAGAAAACGGCGTTTGGGTACGCCAAGAGGTAGCCCAAGATCACCCGGTAAGCGCAGGAGGCCACTGCTGTAAGGGTAGCGATGTCATCGATATGGTGCGCTCTCACTGCCGCGTAAAATACCCGATGAAAAAAGTAGACGGCAAATGGAAACGCATCAGCTACAAAGACGCGCTTGACGAGATCGGCGCCAAACTAAAAGCATATCGCGAGAAAAACCCTGAACAAGTGATGTTTCTAGGCTCTGCAAAAGACAGCAACGAGCAAAGCTACTACATCAGCAAATTTTCTGCGATGTTTGGGACGAACAACCTAGATCACCAAGCTAGAATTTGACATAGCGCAACAGTCGCCGGTGTGGCGAATACGTGGGGTTATGGAGCTATGACTAATCACCTTGGAGATATCCAAAACGCGAAGTCTATCTTTATAATCGGCGCAAATCCGGCTGTAAACCACCCGGTAGGATTTAGGCATTTTCTAAAAGCGAAGGAAAATAACGGCGCGAAGCTAATCGTGGTCGATCCAAGATACACGAGAACTGCTGCAAAGGCTGATTACTTCGCTCAAGTTCGCCCAGGTACGGACATACCTTTTATGTATGGTATGATAAATTTGATATTTGAAAACGGCTGGGAAGATAAGAAATTTATAGATGACCGCACGTACGGTATCGACGAGATCCGCAAAGAGGCCGCAAAATGGACGCCCGAAGTGGTCGAAGACGTGACCGGAGTACCTGCTGCAACGCTAAAAGAGATAACGGAAGTTTTCGCTAAAAACCGCCCGGGATCGGTCGTTTGGGCGATGGGTCTAACTCAGCACACCATAGGTAGCTCAAACACTCGTATCGCTCCGATCTTGCAACTAGTACTAGGAAATATGGGCGTATCAGGCGGCGGCTGCAACATCCTGCGCGGTCACGACAACGTCCAAGGCGCTAGCGATATGGCAAACGCGCCAGATAGCTTGCCCGGATACTACGCTAAAAACGAAGCCACGTGGAAATACTTCGCTAAAATGTGGAAAGTGGACTACGAGTGGCTACAAGGATATTTCGTAAAACCAGAGTGGATGTTTAAGCCGGGATTTACCCTAGCTCGCTGGTGGGCAGGCGTACTTGACGGCAAAAACGGCAATGACCCGGTTGAAAACGCAGGCGATAGCCTAAAAGCCCTAATCGTCATAGGCAACGGTATCACCTCGACAGCTCAACAGGCAAAAGTGCAGGAGGGCCTTGACGGCCTTGAGCTTTTGGTGCTACTTGATCCTTTCGTAAACGACGCGGGCGTTATAACAAATAAAAAAGACGACGTCTATCTACTGCCTGCGGCGACGCAGTTTGAGGGTAGCGGCACGGTCGTGGCCACAAACCGCAGCGGCCAGTGGAGAAGCCAGGTCGTAGAGCCTTTGTTTGAGAGTATGCCCGATCACGAAATTTTATTTGAGCTTGCAAAGAGAATAGGCTTTTACGACGAGCTAACTCGCACGATCAGAGACTCCGAGGGCAAGATCGAGTGGCCGGAGGCTGCTACTCGCGAGATCTCTAACATAGTAAAAAGCATCGGTCTAACGGGCTGGACTCCGGAGCGTCTAAAACGCCATCAAGCTAACTGGGATAAATTTGACGAAAAAACGCTAATGGGCAAAGAGGGTACCGAGGTAGCTGGCGAATACTACGGCTTGCCGTGGCCTTGCTGGACGGAAAAGCACCCTGGCAGTCCAAATTTATACGATATAAATAGGCCGGTAATGCAAGGCGGTATGGGCTTTAGAAACCGCTTTGGCCTAGAGCATAACGGCGTAAATCAGCTAGCGGCCGACGGTAGCGCGCCTGTAGGCGGCGCTCAAAGCGGCGGATATCCGGAGATCAAAAAAGATAACATCGAAAAGATACTAGGCATCACGCTAACTGATGAAGAGCGCGAAAGAATGGGCGCTACGTGGGCGACGGACGCTAGCGGTATCATTGCAGAAAAATGTATGGAAAAAGGCATCGCTCCGTACGGCAACGCAAGAGCCAGAGCTGTAGTTTGGACCTTCGTCGATCAGATACCGCAGCACAGAGAGCCTATCCACTCGCAGCGCCAAGACCTTGCTCAGAAGTATCCGAGTTTTGAGGATAAGCCGAATCACTACCGCGTATTTACGAAATATAAGAGTTTGCAGCTAAGTAAGGATTTCTCGAAAGAATTCCCGATAAATCTAGTCACGGCTCGTCTCGTAAACTTTAGCGGCGCGGGCATGGAGACGCGTGCTAGTATGTATTTGTCGCGTATCACGCCTGAGATGTTTGCGGATATCCACCCTGAGCTTGCGGCTAAACACGGCATTAAAAACTGGGATTTCGTATGGATTCATTCGCCTGAAGGCACAAAAATCAAGGTACGCGCTAGAATCGTACCGTCAGTCAAGCCTGATATGATTTTCTTGCCGTTTCACTGGGCGGGACACATGCAGGGCGTCGATATGACGGGCAATTTCCCTGACGGCACGAAGCCTTATTCGGTAGGCGAGAGCGCAAATACCGTCACCAACTACGGCTACGATATAGTCACTCAAATCCCCGAAACCAAAAGCGGTCTATGCCGCATAGAAAAGGCGTAA
- the tupB gene encoding tungstate ABC transporter permease TupB, with translation MDFLLNGFLEAFRLLFSGDEETYSAIRATLYTSSVSIFFAILVGFPLGFTLGFYDFRGRRVLRLLSDTALAMPTVAIGLILYAFITRNGPFGEFGLLFTLKAVMLGQFVLALPIIISLSASVVENMDKKHYLTILNLRLSPPRLVGCVLYELRYALMVVVATAYGRIVAEVGVAMMIGGNIKYFTRTITTAVSLETNKGEFAMGIALALVLIFIAFAVNLTIHALKRLDK, from the coding sequence TTGGATTTTTTATTAAACGGATTTTTGGAGGCCTTTAGGCTGCTTTTTAGCGGCGACGAGGAGACGTATTCGGCGATCAGGGCGACGCTTTACACTTCGAGCGTTTCGATATTTTTTGCGATTTTAGTCGGTTTTCCGCTTGGATTTACGCTGGGATTTTACGATTTTCGCGGACGGCGAGTATTACGACTGCTTAGCGATACGGCGCTTGCGATGCCCACCGTTGCGATCGGGCTTATTTTATACGCGTTTATCACGCGAAACGGCCCGTTTGGCGAGTTTGGACTGCTTTTTACGCTAAAGGCCGTTATGCTCGGCCAGTTCGTGCTGGCTCTACCTATCATCATCTCGCTAAGCGCTAGCGTCGTGGAAAATATGGACAAAAAGCACTACCTAACCATCCTAAATTTACGCCTGAGTCCGCCTAGGCTCGTTGGCTGCGTGCTTTACGAGCTAAGATACGCTCTGATGGTGGTCGTAGCGACGGCGTATGGGCGCATCGTGGCCGAGGTCGGCGTGGCGATGATGATCGGCGGAAATATCAAATACTTCACCCGCACGATCACGACTGCGGTGTCGCTGGAGACGAATAAGGGCGAGTTTGCGATGGGTATAGCGCTGGCTTTGGTGCTTATCTTTATCGCGTTTGCCGTAAATTTGACGATACACGCGCTAAAAAGGCTGGATAAATGA
- a CDS encoding TPM domain-containing protein, translated as MKRILSTLFCVFTLVLGHFAPNLSAAEQNASAKEATSQILDKKAPAFPALTGRVVDQAGVLSQGVKEELEIALATHENNTTNQVVVATIKSLGNSQIEEYSLELARHWGIGQKGKDNGVVLVVAPNDKQVRIEVGYGLEGTLTDALSSNIINYYIIPEFKKGDIQNGIKIGTQKIIALLDGDEGVREEIQKQDETPVEAYGIVVGMVMVFASAIFGAAALRIGASATLSGFISGVVAGTFGIEDLLVRGAIVLVLFVLLFYLMRNMKTGGRGLYGGGGSGGYGGGFSGGGRSSGGGGFSGGGGSFGGGGASGRW; from the coding sequence ATGAAACGCATTTTATCTACTTTATTTTGCGTTTTTACGCTAGTTTTGGGGCATTTTGCGCCAAATTTGTCTGCGGCGGAGCAAAATGCCTCCGCTAAAGAGGCTACGAGCCAAATTTTAGATAAAAAGGCTCCCGCTTTCCCTGCCTTAACTGGTAGAGTAGTAGATCAGGCGGGGGTGTTAAGTCAGGGGGTCAAAGAGGAGCTTGAAATCGCTCTAGCTACTCACGAAAACAACACCACAAATCAAGTAGTAGTAGCTACTATAAAGTCTCTAGGCAACTCTCAAATAGAAGAGTACTCCCTAGAACTAGCTAGACATTGGGGCATAGGACAAAAAGGTAAAGATAACGGAGTAGTATTAGTAGTAGCTCCAAACGACAAACAAGTACGCATAGAGGTAGGATACGGCCTAGAAGGTACTCTAACGGACGCACTTAGCAGCAACATCATAAACTACTACATAATCCCTGAATTTAAAAAAGGCGATATCCAAAACGGTATAAAGATAGGCACGCAAAAGATCATAGCGCTACTTGACGGGGACGAGGGCGTGAGGGAGGAGATACAAAAGCAAGATGAGACGCCTGTGGAAGCCTACGGGATAGTAGTTGGCATGGTGATGGTATTTGCTTCGGCTATTTTTGGCGCGGCAGCCCTGCGAATCGGAGCCAGCGCGACGTTATCGGGTTTTATCTCGGGCGTAGTCGCAGGGACGTTTGGTATCGAGGATCTGCTTGTTAGAGGCGCGATAGTGCTCGTTCTTTTCGTGCTACTTTTTTACCTAATGCGAAATATGAAAACCGGCGGTAGAGGCTTGTACGGCGGTGGCGGCTCTGGCGGTTACGGCGGCGGATTTAGCGGCGGAGGCAGAAGCTCAGGAGGCGGAGGTTTTAGCGGAGGGGGCGGAAGCTTTGGCGGAGGCGGGGCTAGCGGCAGGTGGTAG
- the tupA gene encoding tungstate ABC transporter substrate-binding protein TupA: MKKVILGSLVASVLAFAGDSELIMATTTSTDNTGLLDAIYPAYKAKTGVDIKWTAVGTGAALKLGENCDADILFVHSPKVEKEFVEKGFGVERKAVMYNDFVVIADKSIADKFKGKDIKESFELIKKENIKFFSRGDKSGTDNKEKGIWKKIIGEVPEKDGWYMQTGQGMLATINAAAEQKGVTFTDRGTYIKYEDTKKGAPEMVIINEGDNDLKNFYSLIAVNPKHCAKADIENANKFIEWATSEEGQKFIGDFKLLDKPLFTPDANTRKN, encoded by the coding sequence ATGAAAAAAGTAATATTAGGCTCGCTAGTCGCGAGCGTTTTGGCGTTTGCGGGCGATAGCGAACTCATTATGGCAACCACAACCAGCACCGATAATACGGGGCTGCTAGACGCGATCTATCCTGCGTATAAGGCAAAAACCGGTGTCGATATCAAATGGACGGCGGTAGGCACCGGAGCGGCCTTGAAACTCGGCGAAAACTGCGATGCGGACATACTTTTCGTGCATTCGCCAAAAGTTGAGAAAGAATTTGTAGAAAAGGGCTTTGGCGTTGAGAGAAAAGCCGTAATGTACAATGACTTCGTCGTCATCGCCGATAAATCGATCGCAGATAAATTTAAAGGCAAGGACATAAAAGAGAGCTTTGAGCTAATCAAAAAAGAGAATATCAAATTTTTCTCTCGCGGCGATAAATCAGGTACCGACAACAAAGAAAAAGGTATCTGGAAAAAAATCATCGGCGAAGTGCCTGAAAAAGACGGCTGGTACATGCAAACCGGCCAAGGCATGCTAGCTACTATCAACGCGGCAGCCGAGCAAAAGGGCGTGACGTTCACCGACCGCGGCACCTACATCAAGTACGAGGACACCAAAAAAGGCGCGCCTGAGATGGTCATCATCAACGAGGGCGACAACGACCTAAAGAACTTCTACTCGCTAATCGCGGTAAATCCGAAGCACTGCGCTAAGGCCGACATCGAAAACGCGAATAAATTTATCGAGTGGGCGACTAGCGAAGAGGGTCAGAAATTTATCGGCGACTTTAAGCTGCTAGATAAGCCGCTTTTCACGCCTGATGCGAATACTCGCAAGAACTAA
- the fdh3B gene encoding formate dehydrogenase FDH3 subunit beta has protein sequence MSEFNDNNRLKFYCDDDRCIDCNGCAVACDEAHELPLGIRRRRVITLNEGVPGKEISTSIACMHCEDAPCSLVCPVDCFYIRADGVVLHDKEICIGCGYCLYACPFGAPQFPREGVFGAKGSMDKCTMCAGGPEATNSEVEREEYGQNRISEGKVPVCAAMCSTKALLVGESAMIEKIYGDRVKARGYGFKDLKQTPTWKLAYYAGDRLKYSF, from the coding sequence ATGAGCGAATTTAATGATAACAATAGACTTAAATTTTACTGCGACGACGATAGATGTATCGACTGTAACGGCTGTGCGGTGGCTTGCGACGAGGCTCACGAGCTGCCTCTTGGCATCCGCCGCCGCCGCGTCATCACGCTAAACGAAGGCGTACCCGGTAAGGAAATATCAACCTCGATAGCCTGCATGCACTGCGAGGACGCTCCGTGCTCGCTGGTTTGCCCGGTTGATTGCTTTTATATCAGAGCTGACGGCGTCGTGCTACACGACAAAGAGATATGCATCGGCTGCGGCTACTGCTTATACGCGTGTCCGTTCGGCGCGCCTCAGTTCCCGCGCGAGGGGGTATTTGGTGCGAAAGGCTCGATGGATAAGTGCACGATGTGCGCAGGCGGTCCTGAGGCGACAAATAGCGAAGTAGAGCGCGAAGAATACGGTCAAAATAGAATTTCCGAAGGCAAAGTGCCGGTTTGTGCGGCGATGTGCTCGACAAAGGCGCTGCTGGTAGGCGAATCGGCGATGATAGAGAAGATCTACGGCGACAGAGTCAAGGCTCGCGGCTACGGCTTTAAAGACCTAAAACAAACTCCGACCTGGAAGCTTGCTTATTATGCGGGCGATAGGCTAAAATACAGCTTCTAA